The sequence TCGTCGGCAAGAAACCTGCCTCGCTGAGCCATCTTGAAGCGGCCACCATGACCCTGGTTGGCGGGACCGCGTGGGAAGCGCTGGTCGTGCGTGCGGCGCTCCGTGTGGGCGAAAGCATCCTGGTGCACGGCGGCGCAGGCGGCGTCGGCCACGTGGCGATCCAGCTGGCAAAGGCCATCGGCGCCAAAGTGTTCACCACCGTGCGCGAAGCGAACTTCGAGTTCGCACAGGAACTGGGTGCCGACGTGGTTATCGACTACGAGCAAGAGGATTACGTCAACGCCATCCTGCGCGAAACCGATGGCCGTGGCGTCGATGTGGTGTTCGACACCATCGGCGGCAACACCCTGTCGCGCAGCCCCCACGCCCTCGCACAGCTGGGCCGCGTGGTCTCCATCGTGGACATCGCCCAGCCGCAAAACGTCATTCAGGCCTGGGGCAAGAACGCCAGTTACCACTTCGTGTTCACCCGGCAGAACCGCGGCAAGCTCGATGAGCTGAGCGCATTGATCGAGCGCGGCCAGCTGCGACCACACATTGGCGCGGTCTTTTCACTTGCCGACATTCCGCGAGCGCATGCATTGCTGGAGACCCCCAACAACGGTCTTCGCGGAAAAATCGCAATTGCCGTCGAGCCCTCGCTCATCCCGTAAGCACAGGCTCAACCGCTCACGTCACGCTGGAGAAAAACCATGATTTACGAGATCGCTGTGCTCCCCGTTCACCAGGAACGCGTCGAGCGTTTCAAACGTGCATTTGCCGAGGTCGAACCGTTGCTCAAACGCGCAACGGGCTATGGCGGCCACCTGCTCGCGCAAGGCATCGAAACGCCCCAGGTCCTCAACCTCATCGTGCGCTGGCGCTCGCTCACGGACCACAAGGACTTCGAAGCGGGTAAAGACCATCAGGTGTTCATGAACGCTCTAGAGGACTACTTCTCGGAAGAACCGACGGTCTACCACATCGAAGGCGCACCGTTTACGTTCGCAGAACACAACGTTCAGAGCAGCTTCTTTGACCAGGCATAGCCCACGTCTCAGCAAGTTGTCGCCGGTAAACACCTGTTCGTTGCGAGACCCATTCAGGCGTGATGTCGCCCCATCACGATTTGACCTGACAGCCCTTGTTTGAGCCCTATGGCTGCCAGGTCAAATCCAGCTACTCAGAGCGCCGACCTAATTGCGACATCCGTGCGCGCTCTTATCGAGCGCGCAGAAATACCGGGCAGACCGTGCGCAGCAGCGCCGGACGGTAGCTCAGTGCCATGGCCGTTGCTACGGCGGCAACCGGCAACAGGGTGAACCAGACCAGCACCGCCATGGACGGATGGTCGGCCTTGAAGCAGCACAGCACCGATACCGACAGCGCCAGCCAGCCCAGGGTACGCAGGTAGCCCGGGGCGACCTCGTCTGCGCAGAACACCTGGCGCCAGTGCGCCGGCAGGGACAGCGCCAGCCAACTGGTCGCCAGCCCCATGCAGGCGGCCGCCGCCAGCAACCACAGACCTGCGTTACTCATAGGCCACCCCACCGATCCGGGCGTTGTCCGTGACCTCAACGGGCCTTGCCAGACGGCGGGCCGTTAGTAGCGCTACCAGCGCACAGGTCAGCAGGCTCAGATCGACGCCGGCCACCGCCCAGTAAGGGTCAAGCAGCATCGTCTTGAGCAGGTGGTCACCCGTGGTGATCCAGTTGAGCAGTACCGCAGCGACACAGAGCAGCGCCACCACACAGCATTGCTCGCGCCAGGCCGGGTTGTGCCGCGCTTGGGCCACTGGCGCACTACGCCACAGCGCATGCAGCAGACTCAGCAGCCAGGCACCCCAGAACACCCACTTTTCCCATTCGCCACGGCCGGGCATGGCCTCAGGCAGCAGCCGGTTGGCCGCCAGCATGCTAACCGCTGCCAGCAGCATGCCGATAACCGTGGTGACCGCCATGGCGTCAACCAACCGACAACCCTGCAACCCGCGTAGGGCGTGCTCCTGCTTGCGTTTCTCGACAAAGAACACAAAGCCGGTGGCGATGCACATACAGCCCAGCAGACCGCCCGCCACGTACAGCCAGCGCAGGGCCCAGTGTTCGAAGTGCTGCAGGTGCAAGCCAGTCAGGAACTGGTTGACAGCGCCAATCGGATCACTCGCCGGGTCCTCACGCAGCAGCTCGCCGGTACTAGCCTTGAAGTGGATGCCCTCCCCGACCAGCGCTACACGATCACTGCCGGCGCGGTAGATGCTGACGTAGCCGTTGGCATCATTCAGATGCTCGATAGTCAGCAGGCCGACCTCTCCCGGCATGTCGCGCGCAGCCCAGATACGCTTCGCCTCGGCCACCATGGCATCGACGGAGGCCATCTGCGCCGGCACACCGGCCTCATCATGGGGCAAGCCGGTATGCGCCGCCTCGATCACCTCATGCCGATCATGCAGCGATTTGAGCAAGGTTCCGGAGACCGGGAAGTAATAAATCGACGCAAAGATCACCAGCCCGGTGAAGGCAAAAAAGAAGTGAAACGGCAACGCCACCACGCCGCTCATGTTATGCAGGTCCAGCGCGCTGCGCTGGGTCCGCTTGCGCGGACGGAAGGTGAAGAACTCCTTGAAGATCTTGCGGTGCATGATCACCCCGGTGACCAGAGCGACCAGCATCACCAGCGCGGCCAGCCCCACCACGAAGATACCCAGATTTTTCCAGTTCAGTTGCAGGCTGTAGTGCATCGGATAGAACCAGCTGCTACCGATCTTCAGTTGGTCATCGGGGAGCACCTCACCGCTGCGGGGGTCAATGGTCGCCCAGCCATGCACGTGCAGATGATCATCCGCTGGGTCCTTTGGCTGGTTGGGGATACCAAACTCGCCACCAATGCTCAGCACCGGGTCACGGTGGGTGGTGTAGGCATAGAGCGAGACCATGGGCATTGTCTCCGGCGCCGGCAGGTCGCCGATTACCCGCCCGGCGGTAGCCGCCATATCCACCGGATGCGGTTTGAGATCGGCAAATACGTGCTGCAGCAGGTTGTCGTAGGACGGCATAGGCTGCGGCTCGAAGCGCGTATCGGGAATCGCCCAACGATCGATCTCGCGGTCGAACACCGACAGCGCACCGAAAAAGAAGACGACCATTAGCACGAAGCCCAGCACCAAACCGAACCAGGTGTGTACCCAGGCCATGGATTGGCGAAAATTGTTCAGCATGGCTCTGCTCCTATCCGATGATCATGCGCTGCAGCTGCCAGGCAGCAGCCAGCATCAGGACGCTGCCCAGCGCCAGTACCAGCCAGACCCGCCACAGACTGGCTGCGGCAAAGGTCCAGAGAAACAGCGCGAGATACAGTATAAAGGCCAGTATCATCATCGCCTGCTCGGCGGCATGGTACTCGACCCCAACTCCATTCAGCGCCGCCACACCCAGAGCCACCACGCCCCACACGAAGGCATAGCAGCCAAAGATCGCGGCCAGGACACGGGAAACCACCGCAGCAGGAGACATGACTGACAGGCTCACCAGGTGTAACTCAGCTTGGCGGTGAGTTCTCGGCCCGGATTGTAGTAATCCGCAGTACCGGAACCCACAACATGCTGCTCATCCAACAGATTGCTGACATTGACCGCTAGATCCGTACCCGGAGCAATCTGGTAATTGAAGGCGGCATCAAACAAGGTCGTCGCCTCGCTCTCGCCGGTATCATTGAAGTTGCTGAAGTGGTAGCTACCTACATAACGGGCGCCCAAGCCGACGCTGACATTCGTGCCCGGCACACTGTAATAACTCCATAGCGAAGCCGAGTGCTTGGGTGCGGAGACGAACTCGTTGCCCTCGATTGATACAACCCCTACGCCCCATACATTCAGTGCCCCGCGAAGCACTTCGGTGTCCATATAGGAGTAGCTGCCGATCAGACTCAGGTTCTCGGTCAGCTCGGCCTTGGCCTCAAGATCCAGACCGCGTACCCGCTGCTCGCCAACGGTCTGCTGTTCAATGACACCATTCGGCTGCACGACGGCGGTGGCGACGTCATCCTGGGTCAGCTCGTAGATGGCGGCCGAGAACAGCGCATTTATCGCCACCGGGGAATACTTCACGCCCAGCTCATACTGGTTGCCCCGCTCCGGGGTGACGCCGACCTCAGGGGGAGAAACGGACTCCACCATGCTGACATAGGCAGATACCTCGTCATTGACGACATAGGTCAACGCGCCGCGGAAAGAGTTTTCCGAGAAGCGGTCCGAAGACCGGGTCCCGGAAAGGTGGTCGGTTTCGGAAACGTCCATGGAATCATGGCGCATGCCAAGCGTGAGAATGACACGCTCGTAGAACGACAGGTTCTGCTGCAGGAACAGGGACTTGATAGTGCTGTCCTGATCCTTGTCCTGGTAGACGATGGCGGGCGAAACGCCTCGGTATACCGGACGGGTAACGTCTATGGGATCGGCAGAGCCATATACCGACACATTTTCGGAAGACGCATCGAGGTATTCCACCCCCACAATGGTGCTGCTATCGATATTCTCGAAGCGCGCATCGTACTGCAGCATCAGATTGCCGTTGAACTGCTCAGCATCACCATCAGAACCCAGGTAGCCGCGATCGACCAACGGACCGGTGCGCCCAGCAACGTCATTGATATAGACATAGCCGTACTCATCACTCAGGTCGCTGTGACGCAGGTTGCTGCGCAACGTGAAACCGTTGTCGAAATCATGGCTGAAGCTGCCGCTGATATTGGTGCGCTCGACATCGTGGAAGTTGTAACTCGGCTCACCGAAGAAAGTGTCGCGATCATATTCCCGGTCTTTCGGGTAACCGCCACTGTTGGGTGTACTGTCCCGGCGCAGATGATCCACTATCAACGTGGCCGAGGTGAAGGCGGTCGGCTCCCAGGTCAGGCCACCCATGACGAACCCGTTGTTGTCCTGAGAGTGATCGTACTCACGCTCGCCGTCCTGCATCTTGCCGGTGAAACGGTAGGCCAGCGTGTCACTGCCGTTCAGCGCATCGCCCACGTCCACGCCCGCTTCTTTATGGTCAAAGGAGCCGTAAGTGACGTATCCCTGACGAATGCGCTCGAAACGCGGCTGCTTGCTGACAAAGTTGACCGAGCCGCCTGGGTCTGCCGGACCAAACAGGGTGGAGTTGGCACCACGTAGCACTTCAATGCGCTCATAGGCAAAGGGCTCCTCGCGTACGCCGCGCATCGAACCCAGGGTCAGGCCGTCCCGGTAGGTGGTGGCCTGGAAACCGCGAATCTGGAAGTAATCGTTGCGATCGTCGGTACCGTAATAATCGGTGATCACGCCAGGCGTGTACTGCAGTACCTCTTCGGTGGTGCTGGCGCTGCGCTGCTCTATTTCTTTCTGAGTAATGACCGAAACCGAGGCCGGGGTATCGAGGAGACTGGTTGCGACCTTGCCACCTACCCATAGCTCCTTGGCAACCACCGAATTGGCATCATCATCAGCCGCCACCTTGGCGTTGACGATAATGGGCGCGAGGCGAAATGGCTCGTCACTCGCGGTGGTCTCCTGTGCGAGGCTGCTAAGGGGCACAGCAGCCAGCGGGGCGCAAAACAGGAGCGCACCGGTTGTGCGTTGCCAGGGCGTGCGGGCGGGAATCAGCCGAGTCCTAGTGTCAGTCATGCTCAATACCTATCCTTTGGATCAGTCAGAAATGCACCACGCTCTCTGCTGGCATGGATTGAATGTATAAAGGGTGTTGCGGACGGAAGTATAAAGTAAAAAACATAAATAACGATAATCGTTCTCACATGAGACACGGAAATTTACGCACAGGCTCTCTCGATTAGCGCAGAATGATGCCCGCTGGCGTAGCGTGACCGATTGATGTTGCGGAAGTGGCTGTAAAAACCTAGCCATAGCAAGACCTTGGCCAAGCTCGCCAACTTCGCGCGAAACGCTGGCGGCGAGAAACCGGGGGCAGTGGTGGACATCACCAACCCACAGCGCCGGGAAAAGCTGCTGAAGGCCGTGTCGGTAAACGAAGTTGGGGGTAGGTCGGCGTCCACCGAACACCTCGACGGCTCAATACAGCCGTGAGCACGTTGGCAGCGATTACATTGGCCGGTTGCGTTTCCAGACACTGGATAGCCATGTTCCCGCTACTCTGCCAGCTACGTTCGAGTAAACAACCTAGGTGATTTCGGCTCGCGAAGGCTGCCCAAGAGACTGCCTAAGCGGGCCATTTCAGCAGAAATCTGCCGCTCATCCCGGC is a genomic window of Stutzerimonas stutzeri containing:
- a CDS encoding zinc-dependent alcohol dehydrogenase family protein — encoded protein: MKAQILKTFGGPESFELRDVPKPVPQAGQLLVRVHATSINPLDFQVRRGDYTDYVPLSSITGHDVSGVVEAVGQGVTSFVPGDEVWYTPQIFDGPGSYAEYHVAAESIVGKKPASLSHLEAATMTLVGGTAWEALVVRAALRVGESILVHGGAGGVGHVAIQLAKAIGAKVFTTVREANFEFAQELGADVVIDYEQEDYVNAILRETDGRGVDVVFDTIGGNTLSRSPHALAQLGRVVSIVDIAQPQNVIQAWGKNASYHFVFTRQNRGKLDELSALIERGQLRPHIGAVFSLADIPRAHALLETPNNGLRGKIAIAVEPSLIP
- a CDS encoding antibiotic biosynthesis monooxygenase family protein, which translates into the protein MIYEIAVLPVHQERVERFKRAFAEVEPLLKRATGYGGHLLAQGIETPQVLNLIVRWRSLTDHKDFEAGKDHQVFMNALEDYFSEEPTVYHIEGAPFTFAEHNVQSSFFDQA
- a CDS encoding DUF3325 family protein, with the translated sequence MSNAGLWLLAAAACMGLATSWLALSLPAHWRQVFCADEVAPGYLRTLGWLALSVSVLCCFKADHPSMAVLVWFTLLPVAAVATAMALSYRPALLRTVCPVFLRAR
- a CDS encoding PepSY-associated TM helix domain-containing protein — encoded protein: MLNNFRQSMAWVHTWFGLVLGFVLMVVFFFGALSVFDREIDRWAIPDTRFEPQPMPSYDNLLQHVFADLKPHPVDMAATAGRVIGDLPAPETMPMVSLYAYTTHRDPVLSIGGEFGIPNQPKDPADDHLHVHGWATIDPRSGEVLPDDQLKIGSSWFYPMHYSLQLNWKNLGIFVVGLAALVMLVALVTGVIMHRKIFKEFFTFRPRKRTQRSALDLHNMSGVVALPFHFFFAFTGLVIFASIYYFPVSGTLLKSLHDRHEVIEAAHTGLPHDEAGVPAQMASVDAMVAEAKRIWAARDMPGEVGLLTIEHLNDANGYVSIYRAGSDRVALVGEGIHFKASTGELLREDPASDPIGAVNQFLTGLHLQHFEHWALRWLYVAGGLLGCMCIATGFVFFVEKRKQEHALRGLQGCRLVDAMAVTTVIGMLLAAVSMLAANRLLPEAMPGRGEWEKWVFWGAWLLSLLHALWRSAPVAQARHNPAWREQCCVVALLCVAAVLLNWITTGDHLLKTMLLDPYWAVAGVDLSLLTCALVALLTARRLARPVEVTDNARIGGVAYE
- a CDS encoding DUF3649 domain-containing protein — protein: MSLSVMSPAAVVSRVLAAIFGCYAFVWGVVALGVAALNGVGVEYHAAEQAMMILAFILYLALFLWTFAAASLWRVWLVLALGSVLMLAAAWQLQRMIIG
- a CDS encoding TonB-dependent siderophore receptor, with protein sequence MTDTRTRLIPARTPWQRTTGALLFCAPLAAVPLSSLAQETTASDEPFRLAPIIVNAKVAADDDANSVVAKELWVGGKVATSLLDTPASVSVITQKEIEQRSASTTEEVLQYTPGVITDYYGTDDRNDYFQIRGFQATTYRDGLTLGSMRGVREEPFAYERIEVLRGANSTLFGPADPGGSVNFVSKQPRFERIRQGYVTYGSFDHKEAGVDVGDALNGSDTLAYRFTGKMQDGEREYDHSQDNNGFVMGGLTWEPTAFTSATLIVDHLRRDSTPNSGGYPKDREYDRDTFFGEPSYNFHDVERTNISGSFSHDFDNGFTLRSNLRHSDLSDEYGYVYINDVAGRTGPLVDRGYLGSDGDAEQFNGNLMLQYDARFENIDSSTIVGVEYLDASSENVSVYGSADPIDVTRPVYRGVSPAIVYQDKDQDSTIKSLFLQQNLSFYERVILTLGMRHDSMDVSETDHLSGTRSSDRFSENSFRGALTYVVNDEVSAYVSMVESVSPPEVGVTPERGNQYELGVKYSPVAINALFSAAIYELTQDDVATAVVQPNGVIEQQTVGEQRVRGLDLEAKAELTENLSLIGSYSYMDTEVLRGALNVWGVGVVSIEGNEFVSAPKHSASLWSYYSVPGTNVSVGLGARYVGSYHFSNFNDTGESEATTLFDAAFNYQIAPGTDLAVNVSNLLDEQHVVGSGTADYYNPGRELTAKLSYTW